ATAATGCCACGGCTCATCATGTATGTTTCCTCCAAAAATATATCATTGGACAGTTACATGGCCACCGGACCGAATAGAATTTTTCAATATAATCATAGCTGCTGTATATAAACCAAAACAACAAAGACCAATTCACTTATGTTCATCAACACTCAGGAAGGCATCAAAGATCCCATTTGACTTTTGAATCTTGAGAAAAGTTCTTtatctctagtttatgtgcccATTGCTATACTCATTACATCATGATTTCTCTCTGTTCCACAGGTTTTAACGTAGAGACTGTCGAATACAAAAATATCAGTTTCACCGTGTGGGATGTGGGTGGTCAGGACAAAATTAGGCCCTTATGGCGGCACTATTTCCAAAACACACAGGTGAGAAGCTCTTTCTCATGGTTTTCATTACTTAGTTTGCTtacaattcttgaaaattgcttCAGAGATatttaatcatgaaaaaaaaggaatatcaAAAATAATCAATGTTCTGATCCACCTCTACCAATCTTACCCCAAATCTGGTAGCCTAGTTGAGGGATTTGAGTCATATTCTTAAGGAGTATAATATGTAAGTAGGGatagctctctctctctctctctcgttgCAATTTCATTACAGAATTTATCTGATTTACTTTCAATACAATTCTCTTTCGAGTCAACCTCCTGTTTCTTGCTCTCTCTGTGAAGCCAACATGTGTGGATCCATGCTGCAAAACTTGAAATGTTGAACTGaagtaatttaaaaatgaaatgaaaatgttcttgttgcaaatttttccaaGAGCAAGAAAAGTTTTTCTTATAGAAAGTGGCTTTTGAACTGCAATAAGCGCatcggaaaaattcaaaaaacacAACAAACCTATATACTCAACAGCTTCTTTCTCCtgcttttaaaattaagtttcatAGAGTTAAGTAGAGGTATTTTAGTCATTTGTTTTTGTGTAAGGAACATGTCACCCTATTAGTTTTGCAAAGAGTTGTGAAACCAGTGCGATCCATCTGTTTGAAATCATGTCTCTATTTGAGTATACTTCTTGAAGCAGGAAACTATGAAATGcacaaaaattttcagcatAGCGTGAAGTAGGAAGTGAATTGCAGGCTTTTTTGATaggctcatcgtgatttttaatccTGTTCCCCTCAAAACGCAACTATTCCTATCTTTCTTATGACAGTTTACAATATAGACCAATTCCCTCGTAACTCAGAAAAATCTATATAAGTTTGTTACCTGGATTTTTGAGTGACTGAATTACTGATCGCTTATTCTGAAAACCTCAAAATGTACCTCTCCAAGATGAGCTGTATGCTAACAAATTTTTCAGGCTATGAATTAATCCATGGTTTCCGGGAGCCTGGAAAACAGGGAGAGTCCGGGAATTCGCgccaatataaaaaaataatggaattcTTGGTTGAAGTCAGGGAATTACTGCCACATGTGCTAatcactaaaatttttaaactgttTACCATTTCTGGTTATTTTCAAGGCTTGTTTTCTTCTGACCAGCCTCTGAATGCCTTTTTCCATAATCTGATCTCCAAACAAGAAAGTTGCGTCTCAAGTTGAGTGAAAGTCagcctttctttaaaaaaaaaaaaaaaaggaaaagaaagaaaattcttaTATGGAACTGTTCGAAGGTCAGGGAAAGTGGTGCGAAGTCAGGGATTAGAAAATTGTGGAGTCACGAAAAAAGCATAAAAagcagggaaagtcagggaatttgaagatttgGAAATTACGGCAACCCTGAATTCTGATTAGCAAAATATCTTCCAAGAATTATCTCCAGGGACTAATAATTATGAATGATATTGTTTTGGAAAAATCTGTAAGATTGCGGTGGAGATTCACCGCAAGTCTGCTGTTTTTTGCCTGGATTTATATCCCACACTTTGAGTATCATTTCTAAAATAACTTTTTGTTTTGCAGGGACTGGTATTTGTTGTTGATAGCAACGACAGAGAACGAATTGGTGAAGCAAGAGAAGAGTTAATGAGAATGTTAGCAGAGGACGAACTAAGAGACGCAGTGCTTCTTATCTTTGCGAACAAGCAAGTAAGTagtctcttaattttttctttttatctgtACAGTATAGTCTTGATTATCTGCGATAATTGGGAGGGAAGACACTACAAATCATTAATAATCATGGATGATCCAAAACTATGCGATATGGCTGGGGCTAAAAGACAAAATTTGCAAGACTGTATTTGAAATTAATTGTGTAAACGCTTATTGTTAAGTATTAGAAAAAGAACCCAATTATTGGCTAAGAATAAATGTAGTATTTATTGTCACCTGTTGAACAAAGAATGGAAACATCATTTGTGAAAGAAACTTCTGGTAGAAGTTTCGAACATTGATTTGCAAAGAGAAAAGAAGGCTGCTTAAATTGACAGTGCATACTGGCAATCACAGATAAACAAGACTCTACTACTGTATTTTATGTTCTCATGACGGTGGGttctttttttatgatcttTAATATCAGGGAGACAGAAAATCCAAGGGTCAGTAAAACCTGGAAATTCAGGGAGTAGGGGAAGATAATTTTCCTAGACATTCTGAAATCACTTATTTTCCAAAGAAGTTTTGTTTCCTTCTGTAGAATACCGCCTTaatatttctgtaattttctctgaaaaacattttatttttttccccaaatttactaatactattctTCAGTAAGTCCTCGCCTCGTGAAATCTAATGTTTGATTGATCTGttggaaagaagaagagagaataatctaaaatgaaatgaaaaggaaacgCAAAAGATATCGactaaaggaggaaaaacatcAGGAAGATAGAAAAGGATTAAATATTCCAATTGGTTTTTTGTAGCTTTGTAGTTCCTCCTCTTTCAAAGAATGCTTCGCCTGTAATTAAATGGGTAAATACTTGAACACACTATCTAGGGTTTCTGAGAGAACTCTTAGATAGTAAAAAAGGTACCTGTTACAGATAGATGCATCCAAGATACTTTAAATCGGTAAATACTTGAACACACTATCTGGGGTTTCTGAGAGAACTCTTAGATAGTAAAAAAGGTATCTGTTACAGATAGATGCATCCAAGATACTATACTCATTTCAACGTAGGCCTTACGATGTCTTTAACTCCTTGTCATTTGCCACAAACAATTTGTTCCACACCTACATCAACTCAAGATTAACTTTGGCTGGGTAAAGTTTAGGTAGGAGACTTTATCtgcgattttcaattttaatgtatggatctaaattatttttttgtctgttttagGATCTACCTAATGCAATGAACGCTGCAGAAATAACTGACAAATTGGGTTTACATTCTCTACGTAATCGTAATTGGTATATTCAAGCAACGTGTGCTACTAGTGGTGATGGATTATATGAAGGTTTGGACTGGCTATCTAATCAGttaaaaaatgcaaaccgttagtaaatattttcaaaaaactatgttcttgtttcttttttgtattgattttttaatttttttttattctaattctAACTTCGGTTCTTGTTTATTCTTTTttgtatcttatttttttaaatgtcctCTCCTCGGAGAAGCCTTGTTTGCGATTAGACACATTTTAGTGAATAATTGtataatttccaattttattttactctgTAATTAGATATTtgtctattttttaatttatcaatttatttcatttcaattgttttattcccccccccccttttttttcttttcaaatttcattattgTATGAAAGTTGTAAATtgaaattatattatttatcaTTATTACAGTTGCTGGGAGTCTCTTATATGTTACATTTTCTGTTATTTTATGCTAAGTTTGATCGTGAACAAGGTTTTTACAAGACATTGTGAATAAACAAGATGAGGTATTCAAAGGCTGTTACTATGAATGCAACTTACGTTCCCCTGCCAGATCTCTTAAGTGCAGTCTAAACTTACGATTAAATATTTACCTCAGTTGTCATGAAATGCTACTTTCCTAGGCCTTTGAATACAAACTCTCCTTCtgccctctttttttttactttcgagttatttaatgaaaaattgtgtattttctgTGAGAAAAGTAGTTATTTGACTGCTGAGTTCTGCGCCTGTAGAACTGTCTCTCGACCCTCTTGGATTTAGAATAAACCTGAATATTTTGGAATCTGAAATCTCATCATTCGATTTATTCCATTTTCTATGTATTCCATAAGAATGACTAGTTTCGTAAAAGATTGTTACTTTTGacagaaattcaaattatttaggTGATCTGCGTAACAAAGTAAAATAATGGAGCActtattcaatttatttttgtagaCGACATTAGAAATTGTGTGCTGccatacttcaaaattttcacctaCAACATGTAAATAACTTAAAGATCGCAAGACAATGCATGCAAGCATCAAACGTTTGtgaaagtaattttaaaataaattaagtttaaatgttaatttatttattcttgCATGCACCTTTACATATTTGATGTGCATGCAGGAATAAACTGAATGTATTTAAAATCAACATGATCGATGTAACGAATCTTATGTTagattttgtatttatttaatatattattcgtcatgaatatttttttcctactggtatttatttttattctttttatcaGAGCATATTACCTCCAAATTCTAATAAGCTTATTGGGAAATGCCTCCTCTGAAAGTCATTACTGGCTAAGTCTGAATTTATCTTCTAATCTTAAGGCAAGATTATCACATttaaatcatggaaattttttaGTGATGGTGCGGGGACACATTGCAGGGAAACCTATTGTTATTTATTGATGATAAAACTATGAAAATATCTACGATGTAAGTACAAAATGTAAGTCTCGGTTTGCGATATTGCAGACTTTCtgcaataatttatttttcaaactgaaGAATCcatagcttttttttaaaaaaaactttcttgatttttctgctctacataaaaaatattatgttaaaaTATCAAGCGAAAGAGTTGGTTCGTTCTTCTTTTATGAAATATAATGGGAGGaatgattttgaaacaccgcaaacaagttaTACGTTTTTGCAACTGCACCACTGACACCTCAATATTCGAGGTTTTAATGTTTTACTCTCTCATATTGGTATCTATATCAGAAAACCATtgcattttttagaaatttttggagaatatttttaGAAAGAATACTTatagaaaaatcaaacaaaattaaagaaattatgTATGAGCGGTTACTTTTCCTGCCATGGAATGAAAAAGAACTGGagttcgcaaaatttcaagcgAAGACGGCGGTTCTTCTAGTTTGAGCAAATAATTAAAATacgttctttttattttaacgtttttttccttttgatgaGGTTGCCCTGTTGTGCTTGTGCTGAGATATGATTATTTCTGTTCTGATCAACTACTTGATTGAAAGTATTGGTGCAAATGTTGCCCTGTCTCCTATTTGTCTTAATATCGAGAGAGTTTTGAGTCTCGCTGAATCAACAACCATATCGTCAAAAGGCGCTGTAAGTCTCTCTTGCAAAGGCAAATTTTTGGTGACCAGCCCCTTCTCTTGCTACATCATGTTAAAATAATACCCATCCAAGAAAATTCAAGAGCGCCTGAATAAAGTTCTCTTATGTTTATCTGTTAGCATACAGTCATCCTCATCAGGGCACATTATGGAGATGGATGTTTAAAATACTTGCTCAATGCAGAAATGTTACAACTTAGACGAATTCTTTGAacatttaattcaattttaattggTTTAAAAATGGTAATGAATAAAAAGAAGTGATACTTTCAAAAAATGAGTTGTGTTCTCACTAGCACCGCAGACAACTGTACTTTTTATCTCTGTGAAGGTAAGTCGAAAGCTTAATTTTTACTAGGAGTCCAAATATTTAGAATTTAGGTGAACGTCTAAACAGGACGGACCGTCCGTATCAGAGAGTAATAGAGTATGGAAGTGTAGAACTCTGTTCTGTACCAATTGTACCATGCCCACAAGGAGGAATCAAAGATTCAAATAAGAAAGAAAGATTCAAATAAGCGCGCCTACAAAATCTGCACCAGTGCCACCTTGCAAGATGCCAACATCCCAACCACAGCTAATTTCGTCATATATGAGTAAATATCCATTTGATCCCGCAGAAGCGACTCAGCTGTCATAAAACTAGCTAAAAAGTCACTCTCTTTAATCTTTACCACTTTCTCTGTagaatttaaatatttatgatgaaaaactttcaattaagAATAGGCCTTCCAACGCAAGTAGTGAATTCTACGTTAAAGTCGTTGGTAGCCATGTAGGCTTTAGTGTAAACAAATGCTGCCTTCATTTTGCGGAGAGCTTTAGCGTAGAAATGATGAGCCTTGGTAGTAATTTCTTTATCACTTCTTCAAGGCTCATTGTAGTCAAGCACTTAATTGCTTTTGAACAAGCTTTTCCAAGGCCAGTAAGCTGGTGGTGCTCGTGATGTGTTAGATGCAGATGCATGGTGCATCATCATCCAGTCTGAGTTTACATTTTGTTTCGGTCGATGATCCTCGggcgtttgagtttagcagagattccTTCTTGGCTCGGAAGGTTAGggatgacaaaaatcctgccgcagatcatcagtaagcaAGAGCGTGTCACCGATGCGTCTCTACTCTCAGCTCTGgtggagaaagaaagaactttaTTTGCCTTATGTACTGGCAATTTCATCAAATGCATCAGCGTAGCGGTGGATTGATGGAAATATGCTTGCCTGCTTGCAGCAATAATTGAGGTTCGCGCCCGCCAGGTGGATACTTTTTTACGACTTGATCTTATTTTATAAATGCCGCGTAGTGCATCGAagggattttttccaaaaaataagaGTGAGGGTTACATTTTGATTGAAACGTAATTGAAAAGGGCTCCTCTTGCTTCAGAGAAAATTCTGGATCCAAGGTTCAGGGTGCCTGTATAAGGGTATACAGGAGCCGTCCAATAAACTtgttttttattggaggaaaaagcAGACTCCAGACAGAAATTAATGTAACATAGTGTTCAGTTAACATCCTTTAGAATAAATTACGTAAgaccttttccccatttttagaCCCCCATACTTCTCCTTGTGCAGCACCGTAAGGCATCCCTTaaccccccccctctaaaaattacgtaaggctcgaataacccccctttttttttcagttatcgTAGATCGAAGCATTACGTTTCCCGttagaaaacaatgaaatttttaagccaCAATTTTTATAAGTGAAATTAAACTTCTGGAGTAAGTTCACACGAAAGATTCATGATATAATTAgtttaataaacaaaaatatggagcaaaattgaagatttttttttccttgggagtaaatagttaaaagtaCAAGGTTAACGTAAAGATGAAATCACCACTCATCATCGTGAGAATGAGTGGAGAAGTGGGAATCAAAAGAAATGATAGGACATGGTTCGATCGGTCAGCAATCGATGTTTcctgatttcctctatttcatcttgaattttattatcaacctgacgaaaaatggatttttgcattttcttgaaatataggCTAAAAAGTTGACGTAAGGCTCAGCCGtgccctctcctcccctctcGTAAGGCACCGAAAGGCTATTAtagaccccccccctccccctaagagccttacgtaatttatggacggccccttatttgtattttttgtatttcctTATGGTCTTTATTACTTAGAATTCCTAATCATATAGATAATAGAATAGAAATCATGcagaattttcctttaaaaaaaaaggcgttTAAGTTGGTTTGAGTTTAAAAGATTCCTGCTTGCCCGACAGGCgagggttgacaaaaatcctgcaGCGCGTGGGGAGTGCAGTGAGTCTGCAGAACGGAAACACCGATGCTCCCGATTGCGCACCAGACAgtttgcgatggaaattcggcaggatttttgtcatccCGACCTTCCGAGCTCAAGAAGGAATCTCTGCTGAACAGTCGACTCGATCCTCCGTACCTGTTTGTGCCTAATTGTTTAGTGACTGTGATAATAAAATGCGTCAAGTCTTTCATTTGGCGTCTGAATTAATTTCGGTGAGTCTTCTACGAAGTTTAATTTTAACCTTAcattttccctctctttgagTGCATTTTATTCGTTACGTAATGGTGTTTTCCCGAGGCCGTTATCATCACATGGCTTTGTTTATGTGCACTCAGAGGTTGCCTgttgaaatacaaataaaaataatcgtATGGTTTTCGTAAGCCTTGCCCGAATTGGCGCACGTATTTATTTCAGATTTGCACCTATTTTTGGTTGAAATCTTAGTTTGTAAGAAATTCATGCACTTCTGCATTAGACGTCTCTTATGAATGGACAAGTCTTGTATTCTGTATCGTCCAAATTTTATTCCCCGCAACTCGGAGAGTCTGAATTCTGAAGCATTTACGAGCACAAAAGTATTTCTTAATTGCCGCCGAAGGTCAATTATTTGCTcttgcttttaaatttttatgcgGTAAAATTTATTTAAGAGCTGATGCAATACATGTAGTCAACCAGTGAGTTTTCCGTAATCATACAGTTTTGCCAGAGGTAATCATGGCTGgatatttccttcattttttttccacccaaaatttttcaaagctccCTGAGGTTGTTTAATAAAACACAGGAACTGCTGAAATGCACTTTGGGGTGCAGTGAATCAAAGTTTGCTGTCGAGTGTAGACTATCGTTTACACAAGCCACTAAAACTCAGGAAACTTTAACATAAAAAGTTTGCCTATTTGATGAAGTAAGTTTCAATGCATCGAATTTTTATCAGGGAATTCATCCAGGAATTCCATTCCATAGCTAGGACAAGTCAATGTGTCAGCTTCGACAGTTGGAAATCGTTACTTACTGCAGTAGTGAGGCACCGCTGCGTTAAAAGTGTATCCAGGGTCCCTCCCGTTCAAGCATCATCAAAATCTAGTAATCCAATCTAATGTAGAGGCCACACCAAATCAGTTCATCTAACTTTGAGAGGAAGGCAGATGATCTGCCATCCTGATTCtcacatttatttttcacaGTTAAGTAAAGATGGCAAATCTTTAGTTTCAATTTAAAAGTGGACGTGGTTATTTTACATGAACCCGCTGAAAATAGTACTGTTGAGGCTTGAGCTTTACGGGAGGGCTGGCCATTTTTAatcttttatttgaaaaattgattttttgcgccgaaaaattgtttaaatcaaatcaatttttggaggaCAATGTTAAGTCAGGATCGATTTTTTGAGCCGAAATCAAATTATGTTTGATAATAAATTGAAATCTCTGGCATTGATGTGACACACAAGGCGTAGGTTCTCGGAAAGCCgagtttcatttcaagttcaCTTTTAGTAGTATTTTAGTTTTTGGCGCTGAACTTGGATTTCTAAGTGTTTtaaaatcgaatcaattttttgCCGAAAATCAAATCACTTTATTCAAAAAAGATCGCCACCCCTACTTTACAACAACTTCGGAACTCTGGGGGATAACTGCTTTGCAAAACTAGGGCTtaaaagttcaagaaaaattatcaaaaatattgtGACATATCTACTTAAATGTAAAGTACTGGACCCCAGTACCATAAACCCAGTATCCCCACCGCGGGCCTGGCCCTCAAATCGCGATTTTCAGTGGTTCTCCGGATAGAGATaatggacgggtggtctggatcacctgGTATAATTTATAatcaaataataaaatttgaaatggaaCAAACAGTActtaaatttgattaaaaagtaTCTTGGTCCAGTGAAAATCAAACCAGGGGTTGTATTCATGGTAGTTAGCACTGTAGCCCTTGACCTCTGAATATCTGGATGTGTAATAATTCATGCTCATCAATACAAAGTTCTTTGATATGAAAAGTTTGATATACAAGGAAAAGCTGTTTCCCATTGGAAAATATCGGGCTTAAAATTATGTACAGTAAATCCATGTATGTATCTCCCTTCACccctgaatttaaaatttatggaaTTCTATGATCTAGAATCAGGATCTAGCGGTTCAGGTGAATGAATTAAGGACGTctctataaaattttaaatttgtataaAATTTCTATAAAATCTGACCCTTTTTGTTTACACCATAGGTAACAAAATAATGCTCGTTCAACTCAAAACATTGCAAGGAGCAATAAGGAATTTAATAATTTATAATTATATTAAAATGatcaaatcaatttaaaataatttaatgattcTAGCTGACCAGAAATAGACCCAACTTCTACTCCAAACGCAGGAACAGTTTAAGTATGAAGAACATCTACGCATCaagagatgaaaatgagttgggttcgaacccatcatgcaactattttaactctacGGTTAGCCGGGTTGCATATACTCGATTTTGCGGGCGATATCTAAGATCTGCCCTCAGCCTATGCGCTCGCTCGCAATACGGATCTCGCAATAGAGTACACGTACCGGTGGGATCAGTGTTTTCCACGAGCGTATGCAAACTAGCctaccgcggagttaaaatagctACTTGTTTTGTCGAAACCAAACTTCGAGTATTCTTCCATTGTTTTACGGTCAATGCATTATTCAGTTGGCGGGAGTTTAAACAGTTGGCCGAAATAGACCTCCCCTCTAGAAAAAGACTAATTTTACCTGTACCTTATCATGATAGCCGTGAGTAGATCTCacatttcgcccgcaaaatcgagcgtatgcaacctgGCCCACCGcgaagttcaaatagttgcatgttaggTTTGAACCTAACTCCGAACCTTCTTCCATCATTTTACGCTTCGCGCATTATTCAAATGCCGAATTTATCTTTCCGAAAGGCTTCTCAGTTGGCTTCTATCGcgttattttctttgtaatgtgtttttttcttattgttagcTGAGGAGCCTGGAGGAAGTTATACGGGATATTCTCGGATGATTCTAATTTCAAAGGGCGTAAAACTGAGTCAAATCTGCAAGGGGCATCGgtactttttccgatttttcggaccCTCCCTTCCTCCGTGCAGTCCTTTCTCCCCCTCCCATCATCTTTCCATACGGGTTGCCAGATGATGCCGGACACCCTCCCCCTAAGTACCGGACATCATCAAtgcagggtgttccaaaagtccagcccccctctaacttttgaacttttcgaGATGAAGAAACGAAGCTTTGGAATGGTTCTATCTTGAAGGGGGCCATctcctgagggggggggggataaaaattTCTAAAGTTAGAGGGGAAGAGGCTAGACAttcggaacaccctgtatagacgACTCCAAACGATTTGCACTCAATCGAAACTAGAATTGACGAAGAGCAACTTGAGCAAGTACTCTCCGTCGTTTGTTGTCGTTCATcagagtgtctacaagtcctgaatttccgaaaagtccggatatagtactgattttttaagggcggtccgaaagtgctgaaaaagtgcggaattgcgcgaaaaggtccggaatttttgtcgcaattcgagcgaaaaattcaattttttgaaaactttcaactTTCGTTAATTCGAGGTactaaaaaatactgaatttctcCTATGAGGAGGTAttgaatttctcggaaatggactgaaaaagcactgatttttggttaGCCTGTTCCAGTAGACACCCTcaccgggaaaaaaaaacacattggatctagagtccagactcttgaaaacattgacaagaaaaaatactcttgattcaatcggatttaagcttaaatcaaaaggaaatccgctccaattaagagacttggttcttgattcaagcttaaatccgattgaatcaagagtattttttttgtcaaagttttcaagagtctggactctagaagatccaatgtgttttttttttttttttttttttttttttttttttttttccagtgcagcctgttttagtagacaccctgttcatggAGCCGGTGCATCAGGGCGAGCAAGTGCATCCAGCGCCGCGCACTTACCTACGACTGGCAGGAGGAAGGCCCTCGACTTCTCCGCACTCggtcgtccccccccccccccctcctccggaGTCCCCGTGGACCCTAATCGCGGTAATTAATTGCTTTACGTCTCAACTGCATCTCATGTAAATCCGAACACCTGTGGAAGTGTGGAGGGAGGGCAGGGCCTCGGCCGCCGCTGCATTCGACACACTCGTACTAGCGTGAGCGTGACCGGTCCGGACTTTAGCCTGTGGCCACGGGGGCTACTGGCTTACCCCGCCCCGGCTCCCTCCGTCGTTGCCCGAGTGACGTCAGAATTTTCCGCCCGTGCTGACTTCGAATTTCATCGGGAGCGTCAACAGGAGCGCAATTTCTTCCCAATTTTCTTCCCTGGCCGGCCAATCCGTCAAACCCATGTTGTCTAGTTTTTTGAAAACCGGGGAAACTCGGAATTCATctgggaatgaaaatttaccgggaaaatcaggggtAAATCAGGGAagctgttccagaaaccggaaATCTCTTCCCCAACCACTCAGGGatcattttgttttcaaatttggcggtctaatctgaaGTGCGCCGAAGAAGTGACTGTAAGTAAGATTAATGAAAATCGGtattcatatctgaaactccggaaaattatattcttttccccaagaaaatctcgggaaagtgggagaaaacttcggtttctcatcagggaatgagctcctgaaaatcagttaaaatcagggaatgagc
This window of the Bemisia tabaci chromosome 3, PGI_BMITA_v3 genome carries:
- the Arf1 gene encoding ADP-ribosylation factor 1, whose translation is MGNMFANLFKGLFGKKEMRILMVGLDAAGKTTILYKLKLGEIVTTIPTIGFNVETVEYKNISFTVWDVGGQDKIRPLWRHYFQNTQGLVFVVDSNDRERIGEAREELMRMLAEDELRDAVLLIFANKQDLPNAMNAAEITDKLGLHSLRNRNWYIQATCATSGDGLYEGLDWLSNQLKNANR